In Helicobacter anatolicus, the sequence GCATTGAAAAAATTTTGCAAAATTTGTGGATCTACGACCCCTAGCATTTCTGTAATTTTACTGCTTGTGATATTGGCGTTGCAATAAGAAATAGCCTGGTCTGTAAGAGTGAGAGTATCTCTTAAACTTCCATTACCACTCCTTGCAATAATCTCTAATGCTTCTTTTTGATAGGTGATATTTTCTTGCATAAGAATATTTTCAAGATGATTTATGATTAATTTGTGAGGGATTTTTTTAAATCTAAAATGTTGTGTTCGGCTTAAAATTGTGGCGGGAAGCTTTAAAGGATCTGTAGTTGCTAAGATAAATTTTACCGCACTTGGTGGTTCTTCTAAGGTTTTTAATAATGCGTTAAAAGCTTCTTTTGTTAGCATATGCACTTCGTCAATAATAAAAATTTTATATTTTCCATAACTTGGTGCATATTTAGTTTGTTCAATAAGGTTTCTAATGTCGTCAATTTTTCTACTTGATGCCGCATCCATTTCAATGATATCAAGGTGACGATTTTCTAAGGATTGTAGGCAGTTAGAGCATTGATTGCAAGGATCATTAATTGGAGCTTTTTCACATTGTAGTGCTCTTGCAAAGATTCTTGCTGAGCTTGTTTTTCCGCTACCTCTAAGTCCGCTAAATAAATAAGCATGAGCAATACGATTTTTTTCGAGCGCTAGAGAAAGGGTTTTGGCAACACTTTCTTGTCCAATGAGATCAGCAAATGTAGTGGGACGATATTTGAGTGCTAGAGCTAAAGCCATTATGATAAACCTAAAATTTTTTACTTAATTGTATAGATTTTTATTTTAAAAATGCATTAAGTGGTCATTAAGATCAAAAATTAAAATCAAGTAATGATTTTTTGATGATAAAACTTTTGCGATGGTAGGGGGTATAGCCAAGGGTTTTGATTTTTTCTAAATGTTTTTTTGTTCCATAGCCTGAATGTTGGATAAAGTGATAATCTGGATATAAAACATGAAGTTTTTGCATTTCTAAGTCTTTGAAATATTTGGCAAGTATAGATGCAGCGGCAATTTGTGTGATTTTATTATCACCTTTTATAATGCATTGTAGACTACTATTTTTTGGTGGAATAGAATGAAAAGTAGTATTGCCATCAAGGAGAAAATTTTTGCTATATGGTGTTAATTTTATGCATATTTCTTGAATAGATTCTTTGAGACAAGCACTAAGGGATTTTTGATCAATTTGGTTTGAAGTTTTTTCGACGACATGAAAAAATATTCCTTTGGTGTTTGTAATGAGAGCGAAGAGTTTTTGGCGTTGAGATTTTGTGGTAGTTTTACTATCTCTAACACCATGATTTTTTAAAAAAAGAGCATTTTTATCATTGCATACTACTCCTGCTACAAATAAGCTTCCACATAAGCATCCACGCCCTGCTTCGTCGATTCCACAAATCATTTTTCCTCCAAGTATTCTCCTAGGGCGAAACTCACAAAATCAATAATGTGGCATTGTGAATGCTCTAGAGGATTGATTGTAATGATAAATATTTCTTTATTTTTATTTTTTTCTAAGATTCTATCAATATCTTTTTGATTTGGAAAGGGGATAGCAAAAAAAGCCTTTTCTTTTATGAGAAAATGACATTCCTTAGAGGTTGTAATTTGGCCTTTGTATTGATTTTTGAGTTCTAAAAAAACAAGATTTTCAAAGATGGATTGAAAATTTGGTTGACTTAAAAATGCGTATGGAAGAGAAAAGTCATAAAAATAAATTTTTTTTGCTTTTTTTTGTGCGTTTTGTTCAGCAATAAAGAAGATGAATTTTTGATTTTCTAAGTCTTGTAGGATTTGATAAGTTTTGTCTTTAGAGATTTTGAGATATTTTTTTAGGTAGGTATAAAATTGATTAGTTGTTATTTTTTGGGATTGGAAGCTGAGAAGATGGAGAAAAAAGTCATAATTTTCTTTGAAAAAAAGTTGCATACTTTCCTGCTTTCTTTGATTTTTTTGATAATCAGATAGGGAAATGTTCATAGGAGAGTTACCATATTTTAAAAAGGTGTTAAAAAGTTGGTTTAGTGATGATGTGCTAGAAGAAAAGCTGATATATTCTTCAAAAATTAGAGAGAGGATGGATTTTTTGTGAAAATCTTTGAAAGAAAAAAGTGGCGTGGGAGTAATAAGAATGATATTGGTAATATTTGGCAGGGTAGGCATAAAAGATTTTTGAAAGTTGTCAAGTATTAAGAGTTCTAATTTTTTTTCTAAAAATGCTTTGAGAATTTGTGAAGTGAATGTTTGAGTATTATTTCTAGGATCATTACAATCAATATATATAGCGTATTTGTATGTTTTTGCCACATCTAGTGCTAAACTTGTTTTTCCACTTTTTGGTGGCCCATAGAGATTGATTTTTCCGGATTTGATGCTATAGCGTCTAGGAAGTATGTTAAATCCTTGGATTTTTTCCTCAATAAAGCTTGCTAGATCTTTCATTATTTGCCTTTACTGTAAAAATTTTATATCATTATTGTATTATTTTTCCTTTTAATAAGGAAATATTTTTTATATTTTTACCCAAAAATCCTTATGTAAATATTGATTTAATTGTTAATTTTTAGTAGAATAACATCTCCATTTTTGGTAGTACATCACTATTTAAATGATGAGTTCTTTTATAAGGAAAATTTAATATGGAAAAAATTAGACTTAAGTTGAAAGCTTATGATCATAGAGTTTTAGATAGATCTGTCGCTTCTATTATTGAAGCTGTTAAAAGAACAGGTTCAGATATTAAAGGGCCTATTCCTTTGCCAACAAGAAATAGAAGATATACGGTTTTACGGTCTCCACACGTCAATAAAGATTCTAGAGAGCAATTTGAAATTAGAGTGCATAGCAGAATCATAGATATTATGTCCGCTACTCCTGATACAGTAGATAGCTTAATGAAGCTTGATTTAGCTCCAGAAGTTGATGTTGAAGTAACACAAATGGGTAAGTAAGGAGTGGATATGGAATTTTTAGTAGAAAAAATTGGAATGAGTAGAACGATTGATACGCAGAGTGTCGCGGTAACTTTATTGAAAGTTATTGATGCAAAAGTATGTGAGATTTATGAGAATAATAAAGCTTTGGTTGCATATGCAAAAGGCAAAGCAAACAATAAAGCAATCCTAGGACAGCAAAAAAAATACAATCTCAGTAAGGAATTCAATCGCTTTGCAACTTTGAAGGTAAATAATACTGAAGCTGGTGATTTGGATATGAGCGTTTTAGAGAATGCAAAAAGATTAAAAGTTACTTTTAAAACAAAAGGTCGTGGTTTTAGTGGTGCAATGAAACGCTGGAATTTTCAAGGTGGTCCAGCTGCTCACGGAAGTAGGTTTCATAGACGCGTAGGATCTATCGGTAACAGAGAATGGCCAGGTAGAGTGCAACCAGGTAAAAAAATGGCTGGGCATTATGGTAATGAAACTGTTACAGCACAAAATGAAGTTATTTCTTTTGATAAAGAGAGCAATGTTTTAGTATTGAAAGGTTCTGTAGCAGGTTTCTCTGGAGCTTATGGAAAAATACAAATTATAAAATAAGGTGAGAGTAATGAGTAAGGCAATAATTTTAGATAAACAATTGAAGAAGAGTAGCGAGATTGATTTGCCACAAAGCTACAGTGAGATTAAAGAACACAATCTTTATCTTTATGTAAAATCTTATCTTGCTTCTTTACGCAACAATAGTGCAAAAGCAAAAAATCGTGGTGAAGTAAGCGGTGGAGGTAAGAAGCCTTGGAGTCAAAAAGGTGGTGGTAGAGCAAGAGCAGGTAGCATTACTTCACCAGTATTTGTAGGTGGTGGTGTGGCTCATGGTCCTAGCAATAATAGAAACTATAGCCTTAAGATTAACAAAAAACAAAAGAGACTCGCTTTGGAATTTGCTTTACAGCAAAAAGCAGAAATGGGCAAACTTTATGTGGTGGATTCTATTGAGATTGAAAGTGGAAAAACAAAAGATGCTTTTAATATGTTTAAAACACTTAATGAAAGAAGCACACTTTTTGTTACTCAACTTAGCAATGAGAATACATTTTTGGCATTTAGAAATTTAAAAGATTGTTATTTGGCAGATGCAAATGAGTTAAATGCTTACTTAGTCGCTGCATTTAGATCCGTTGTGATTGAAAAAGCAGTTTTTGATGAAATTGTTCAGGTAGCAAAATAAAGGAGTTAAAATGGCAGATATAACAGATATAAAATCAATCCTTTATACTGAAAAATCTTTGGCTCTTCAAGAAAGTGGAGTAGTTGTAGTGCAAACTTCTAGTAAGGTGACAAAAAATCAACTTAAGCAAGTTTTTAAGGAATATTTTGGTTTTACACCTCTTAGAATTAATTCACTCAAACAAGAAGGTAAAGTAAAGAGATTTAGAGGTAGAATCGGACAAAGAAGTTCATTCAAGAAATTTTATGTGAAATTCCCAGAGGGTGCGAAGATTGATTCGCTTGCAGTTTAAGGAGTAAAAAATGGCAATTAAAACATATAAACCTTATACGCCTAGTAGAAGATTTATGTCTGGACTTAGTTCAAGTGATATTACAGCAAAGCCCAGCGTAAGAAAATTGTTAATCAAACTTCCTGTAACAGCAGGTAGAAATAACAATGGTCGCATTACAAGTCGTCATAAAGAAGGTGGAGCAAAGAAGCTTTATAGAATCATTGATTTTAAACGTAATAAATATAATATTGAAGGGAAAGTGCTTGCAATAGAGTATGATCCATATAGAAATTGTAGAATTGCGTTAGTTGGTTATCCTGATGGGGATAAAAGATATATTATTCAGCCCAGCGGATTGAAAGTGGGTGACATTGTGATTGCCGCTGAAGCAGGACTTGATGTCAAAACAGGTTATGCAATGAAGATGAAAAATATTCCTGTTGGTACAATCGTGCATAATATTGAAATGCACCCAGGTGCTGGTGGACAACTTGCAAGAAGTGCAGGTGCTAGTGCGCAAATTATGGGTAGAGAAGGTAAATATATTATTATTAGAATGCCAAGTGGTGAGATGAGATATATTCTTGGTGAATGTATGGCTACAATTGGCGTTGTAGGCAATGAGGATTTTATTAATATCAATATTGGTAAGGCTGGTAGAAATAGACATAGAGGAATTCGACCTCAAACTAGAGGTAGTGCGATGAACCCTGTAGATCACCCGCATGGCGGTGGTGAAGGTAAAACAGGTTCTAGTGGGCATCCGGTTTCACCTTGGGGAACTCCAGCTAAAGGCTATAAAACTAGAAAGAAAAAAGCTAGTGATAAATTGATTATCTCAAGAAAGAAAAAATAAGGAAATAAGATGGCAAGATCAATAAAAAAAGGTCCTTTTATAGATGATTATTTAGCAAAAAAAGTACTCAAGGCCAAAGAAGCTAAAGATAATAAGCCTATTAAAACTTGGTCAAGAAGAAGTACTATTTTGCCTGATATGATTGGACTAACATTTAACGTTCATAATGGAAGAGTTTTTGTTCCTGTATATATTACAGAGAATCATGTAGGCTATAAGTTGGGTGAATTTGCTCCGACTAGAACTTTTAAGGGACATAAAGGTAGTGTCCAGAAAAAGATTGGTAAATAAGGAGTGATAAAATGAGTAAAGCATTATTAAGATATATTAGACTTTCTCCAACAAAGGCAAGATTGGTGGCAAGAGAAGTTCAAGGAATGAATGCAGAACTTGCTATTGCAAGTTTAGAATTTACTCCGAATAAAGCAGCAAAAGTGATTGCAAAAGTGATTGCATCAGCAGTTGCAAATGGTGGTTTTGATGCACAAAATGTAGTTGTGAAATCTTGTCGTGTTGATGCGGGTCCAGTATTAAGAAGATTTATGCCTAGGGCAAGAGGTAGAGCCACTCCTATTAGAAAACCAACTTCTCATGTGTTTGTAGAGGTTGCGCCAAAATCTTTAGAAAATTCTAAAAAGAATAGAAAAGACAATCAAGCAACAAAAGAAGCGACAATAGAGAAAGTAGCAAAAAAATCTACAAAAGGCGAGGATAAATAAGTATGGGACAAAAAGTTAATCCGATAGGTTTGAGATTAGGGATAAATAGAAATTGGACTTCAAGATGGTTTCCAAGCACACAAAGTGCTCCTGCTAACATTGCAGA encodes:
- the rpsS gene encoding 30S ribosomal protein S19 codes for the protein MARSIKKGPFIDDYLAKKVLKAKEAKDNKPIKTWSRRSTILPDMIGLTFNVHNGRVFVPVYITENHVGYKLGEFAPTRTFKGHKGSVQKKIGK
- the rplV gene encoding 50S ribosomal protein L22; this translates as MSKALLRYIRLSPTKARLVAREVQGMNAELAIASLEFTPNKAAKVIAKVIASAVANGGFDAQNVVVKSCRVDAGPVLRRFMPRARGRATPIRKPTSHVFVEVAPKSLENSKKNRKDNQATKEATIEKVAKKSTKGEDK
- the rplC gene encoding 50S ribosomal protein L3; the encoded protein is MEFLVEKIGMSRTIDTQSVAVTLLKVIDAKVCEIYENNKALVAYAKGKANNKAILGQQKKYNLSKEFNRFATLKVNNTEAGDLDMSVLENAKRLKVTFKTKGRGFSGAMKRWNFQGGPAAHGSRFHRRVGSIGNREWPGRVQPGKKMAGHYGNETVTAQNEVISFDKESNVLVLKGSVAGFSGAYGKIQIIK
- a CDS encoding ATP-binding protein, encoding MKDLASFIEEKIQGFNILPRRYSIKSGKINLYGPPKSGKTSLALDVAKTYKYAIYIDCNDPRNNTQTFTSQILKAFLEKKLELLILDNFQKSFMPTLPNITNIILITPTPLFSFKDFHKKSILSLIFEEYISFSSSTSSLNQLFNTFLKYGNSPMNISLSDYQKNQRKQESMQLFFKENYDFFLHLLSFQSQKITTNQFYTYLKKYLKISKDKTYQILQDLENQKFIFFIAEQNAQKKAKKIYFYDFSLPYAFLSQPNFQSIFENLVFLELKNQYKGQITTSKECHFLIKEKAFFAIPFPNQKDIDRILEKNKNKEIFIITINPLEHSQCHIIDFVSFALGEYLEEK
- a CDS encoding ribonuclease HII, which codes for MICGIDEAGRGCLCGSLFVAGVVCNDKNALFLKNHGVRDSKTTTKSQRQKLFALITNTKGIFFHVVEKTSNQIDQKSLSACLKESIQEICIKLTPYSKNFLLDGNTTFHSIPPKNSSLQCIIKGDNKITQIAAASILAKYFKDLEMQKLHVLYPDYHFIQHSGYGTKKHLEKIKTLGYTPYHRKSFIIKKSLLDFNF
- the rpsJ gene encoding 30S ribosomal protein S10 — encoded protein: MEKIRLKLKAYDHRVLDRSVASIIEAVKRTGSDIKGPIPLPTRNRRYTVLRSPHVNKDSREQFEIRVHSRIIDIMSATPDTVDSLMKLDLAPEVDVEVTQMGK
- the rplD gene encoding 50S ribosomal protein L4 → MSKAIILDKQLKKSSEIDLPQSYSEIKEHNLYLYVKSYLASLRNNSAKAKNRGEVSGGGKKPWSQKGGGRARAGSITSPVFVGGGVAHGPSNNRNYSLKINKKQKRLALEFALQQKAEMGKLYVVDSIEIESGKTKDAFNMFKTLNERSTLFVTQLSNENTFLAFRNLKDCYLADANELNAYLVAAFRSVVIEKAVFDEIVQVAK
- a CDS encoding 50S ribosomal protein L23 encodes the protein MADITDIKSILYTEKSLALQESGVVVVQTSSKVTKNQLKQVFKEYFGFTPLRINSLKQEGKVKRFRGRIGQRSSFKKFYVKFPEGAKIDSLAV
- the rplB gene encoding 50S ribosomal protein L2; the encoded protein is MAIKTYKPYTPSRRFMSGLSSSDITAKPSVRKLLIKLPVTAGRNNNGRITSRHKEGGAKKLYRIIDFKRNKYNIEGKVLAIEYDPYRNCRIALVGYPDGDKRYIIQPSGLKVGDIVIAAEAGLDVKTGYAMKMKNIPVGTIVHNIEMHPGAGGQLARSAGASAQIMGREGKYIIIRMPSGEMRYILGECMATIGVVGNEDFININIGKAGRNRHRGIRPQTRGSAMNPVDHPHGGGEGKTGSSGHPVSPWGTPAKGYKTRKKKASDKLIISRKKK